A stretch of Actinomycetes bacterium DNA encodes these proteins:
- a CDS encoding GGDEF domain-containing protein: protein MRDFDDAPGNGLGPVAGGRRHDPAPVATDLVPFPAAHPTAVGVPLEVHADRDLSAVGEVEIISADAWRSPGGVRAGTPGPAAQPAPPVAPAGHELDGSALTGSAALDLRDGRDQVSGSARVGWDEVDGIRRRVAAPMGAAVFAPLVGALAGVGLTVANSELAPFGLGAVAVGAGVGVVGGLRIFKTLREEVDEPIDALRQAAARLAAGEPGWPLAQPPGSAMAPLADAMDRAGESVMRRTDRLTRQAEWGESSRMIIEALEFAEDEAEAFSVTAQALALADHATPAEMLVSKRGAQRLSVAAEHPSSGGPGCPVDERDNCVAIRRGQVVIADSSRSINACPRLRERAGGPCSAVCVPVGTGGLAVGVLTAVGPERIPPNVEYVDRLSTIARQVGTRIGSLRALERSREEAATDGLTGLPNRRVVEAQLEQLLEADVEFVAVLGDLDKFKALNDTFGHEAGDRALQLFARVMQDNVRGHDLLARVGGEEFVLVYPNMSVLRSIEAIERLRTALASALAVSGIHPFTCAFGVTHSSVGSSVPEILRVADAGLLRAKELGGDQVVYADEALAAEMFGAGDSFVRPALDQRRRLP, encoded by the coding sequence ATGCGTGACTTCGATGATGCCCCCGGCAACGGGCTCGGTCCGGTTGCAGGTGGCAGAAGGCACGATCCGGCGCCAGTGGCGACGGACCTCGTTCCGTTCCCAGCTGCACATCCCACCGCGGTCGGCGTCCCGCTGGAAGTCCATGCGGACCGGGACCTGTCCGCGGTCGGCGAGGTCGAGATCATCTCCGCCGATGCGTGGCGCTCGCCCGGCGGTGTCCGTGCAGGCACACCTGGACCAGCTGCACAGCCGGCACCACCGGTTGCACCCGCCGGCCATGAACTCGACGGTTCCGCGCTCACGGGCTCCGCCGCGCTCGACCTGCGCGATGGCAGGGATCAGGTCAGCGGGTCTGCGCGTGTCGGCTGGGATGAGGTCGATGGCATCCGTCGGCGGGTTGCCGCGCCGATGGGCGCCGCAGTCTTCGCACCGCTCGTCGGGGCGCTGGCCGGCGTCGGGCTCACGGTCGCCAACTCCGAGCTCGCACCATTCGGGCTCGGGGCTGTCGCGGTCGGTGCCGGCGTGGGCGTGGTGGGCGGCCTGCGGATCTTCAAGACGTTGCGCGAGGAGGTCGACGAGCCAATCGACGCGTTGCGGCAGGCCGCAGCGCGGCTGGCCGCGGGTGAGCCGGGATGGCCGTTGGCGCAGCCGCCGGGCTCGGCGATGGCGCCGCTCGCCGACGCCATGGACCGCGCCGGGGAATCCGTGATGCGCCGAACCGATCGCCTCACCCGCCAGGCCGAGTGGGGCGAGTCGAGCCGCATGATCATCGAGGCGCTCGAGTTCGCAGAGGATGAGGCGGAGGCCTTCTCGGTCACCGCGCAGGCGCTCGCGCTGGCGGACCACGCGACCCCTGCGGAGATGTTGGTCTCCAAGCGCGGTGCTCAACGTCTGTCGGTGGCCGCCGAGCACCCGAGCAGCGGCGGGCCCGGCTGTCCGGTCGACGAGCGCGACAACTGCGTGGCGATCCGGCGGGGCCAGGTGGTCATTGCCGACAGTTCACGTTCCATCAACGCGTGCCCGCGGCTGCGAGAGCGCGCAGGCGGCCCGTGTTCGGCAGTGTGCGTGCCGGTCGGTACCGGAGGACTGGCTGTGGGCGTGCTGACTGCCGTGGGCCCCGAGCGGATCCCGCCCAACGTCGAGTACGTCGACCGCCTCTCCACCATCGCCCGCCAGGTCGGCACCCGTATCGGCTCGTTGCGCGCCCTGGAGCGTTCGCGTGAGGAGGCCGCAACCGACGGGCTCACCGGGCTGCCCAACCGTCGGGTGGTGGAAGCCCAACTCGAACAGCTGCTCGAGGCAGATGTGGAGTTCGTCGCCGTGCTCGGAGACCTCGACAAGTTCAAGGCCCTCAACGACACCTTCGGTCACGAAGCCGGCGACCGTGCACTCCAGCTGTTCGCCCGGGTCATGCAGGACAACGTGCGGGGCCATGACCTGTTGGCCCGCGTGGGCGGCGAGGAGTTCGTGCTCGTCTACCCCAACATGTCTGTGTTGCGATCCATAGAGGCCATCGAGCGCCTGCGAACCGCGCTGGCCTCTGCGCTTGCCGTCTCGGGCATCCACCCGTTCACGTGCGCGTTCGGTGTCACCCACTCCTCGGTGGGGTCCTCGGTGCCCGAGATCCTGCGGGTGGCCGACGCCGGCCTGCTGCGTGCCAAGGAGCTCGGCGGTGACCAGGTGGTCTACGCGGACGAGGCTCTGGCTGCGGAGATGTTCGGCGCGGGTGATTCGTTTGTCCGGCCCGCCCTCGACCAGCGTCGCCGATTGCCGTAG